In the Sandaracinus amylolyticus genome, CGCCGCCGCGCGCGGCATCGACGTCGACGAGCGGGCGCGCATCGCGCTGCGCCTGCTCGAGCGCATCACCCAGCCCGACACGATGCGGGCGCTCGAGCGCGTGCTCGAGCTCGCGGAGCAGTCGCCCGCGGCGATCGCGATGGCTGCCGACACGCTCGACAGCCTCGCGGCGCGCGTTCAGCAGGCGGGCATCGACCTCGACGCGCGCGCCGACAACGTGCTGCGCGCGGCGGAGCGGCTGAGCTCGGACCGCGCGGTCGCGCTGATCGAGGCATCGCTCGAGCGCGCCGACGCGATCCGGAGCGTCATCGAGTCCGGTGCCCTCGACCCCGCGGCGGTCGCGGTGGTCTCGAAGGCCGGGCGCGCGCTCGCCGAGGCGGCGTCCGAGCCCGGAGCGTCGCTCGGCGCGCTCGGGCTGCTGCGCGCGATGAGCGACGCCGAGATCCGCGCCGCGAACGGCTTCCTCGTGCGCTTCGCACGACACCTCGGGCGCGCGCTCGCGGACGACGCGCCCGCGCTGCCCACCCACGCGAACGGAGCACGACGATGAACGAGCCCAGCACGCACGACATCGTGATCATCGGCGGCGGCACCGCCGGCCTGAGCGTCGCGGCCCGCCTCTGCGCGCGGCCCGACGCGCCCGCGGTGACGATCGTCGAGCCCTCGGAGCACCACTACTACCAGCCGCTCTGGACGCTCGTGGGCGGCGGGATCTTCGCGAAGGAGAGCACCCAGCGGCGCGAGGCGGACTACATCCCGCGCGGGGCCACCTGGATCCGCGACGCAGCGACGGAGATCGATCCCGAGCGAAGGATCGTGAGGACGCGCGACGGGCGGACGCTCTCGTACCAGCAGCTCGTCGTCGCGCCGGGCATGCAGCTCGACTGGCACGCGATCGAGGGCCTCGAGGGCCACCTCGGGAAGGACGGCATCTGCTCGAACTACTCGTACGCGACCGTCGACAGCACGTGGAAGGCGCTGAGCACGCTCGAGGGCGGCAACGCCGTGTTCACGTTCCCGTCCACGCCGATCAAGTGCGCGGGCGCGCCCCAGAAGATCATGTACCTCGCCGACGATCACCTGCGGCGACGCGGCGTCCGCTCGCGGACGCGGGTGATCTACGCCTCGGCGACCGCGGGGATCTTCGGCGTGAAGAAGTACGCGGCCGCGCTCGCGAAGGTCGTGGAGCGCAAGGAGATCGAGACGCTCTTCCGCCACGACCTCGTCGCGGTGCGACCGAGCTCGAAGGAGGCGGTCTTCCGCCATCTCGACGACGGCAGCGAGCGGATCGTCTCCTACTCGCTGCTCCACGTGGTGCCGCCGCAGAGCGCGCCCGACTTCGTGAAGAAGGGCCCGCTCGCGAGCAGCGCGGGCTGGGTCGACGTGCACAAGCACACGCTCCAGCACGTGAAGTGGCCGGACGTCTGGGCGCTCGGCGACGCGAGCAGCTTGCCGACCTCGCGCACCGGCGCCGCGATCCGCAAGCAGGCGCCGGTGCTGGTCGAGAACCTGATGGCGTACCGCCGAGGCGAGCCGCTGCCGGCGAGCTACGACGGCTACGCGTCGTGCCCGCTGGTGACCGGCTACGGAAAGCTGATCCTCGCGGAGTTCGACTACGACGGGGTGCCGCAGGAGAGCTTCCCGTTCGACCAGTCGCAGGAGCGCTACAGCCTCTGGGCGCTCAAGGCCTACGCGCTGCCCGAGATGTACTGGAACGGAATGTTGCGCGGGCGCGCGTAGCTGAAACGTCGTTTCACCGACGTTGCAACACCCTGAAACATCGTCTCGCGGCCGGTTCTGGCATCCTCGATCCGGCGGGAGAGGGAGCGCTCATGCTGTTCCGACAGCTCTTCGATCTGGAGTCCTCGACCTATACGTATCTCCTCGCCGACGAGGAGACGCGCGAGGCGGTGATCATCGATCCCGTGCTCGAGCAGGTGGAGCGCGACGTCGGCCTGGTGCACGACCTCGGGCTCGCGCTGCGCTACGCGATCGACACCCACGTCCACGCCGATCACGTCACGGCGCTCGGCACGCTGCGCGACCGCCTCGGATGCCAGACCGTGCTCTCGGAGCGCGCGGGTGTCGGGTGCGCCGACGTGCTGGTGAAGGACGGCGATCGCATCCGCTTCGGCGCGCACGAGCTCGAGGTGCGCGAGACGCCGGGCCACACGAGCGGTTGCCTCAGCTACGTGACCGGCGATCGCCGCATGGCGTTCACCGGCGACGCGCTGCTGATCCGCGGCTCGGGCCGCACCGACTTCCAGCAGGGCGACGCGCCCACGCTCTATCGCTCGGTGCACGAGAAGCTCTTCACGCTGCCCGACTCGACGCTCGTGTTCCCCGGCCACGATTACAAGGGACGCACCGTCACCTCGGTCGGCGAAGAGAAGCGCCTCAACCCGCGGCTCGGCGGAGGGCGCAGCGAGGCCGAGTTCGTCGAGATCATGGCGAAGCTCCAGCTCGCGTATCCGAAGAAGATCGACGTCGCGCTCCCCGCGAACCTCGCGTGTGGGGTGCCGCGCGGCGTGCCCGCGACGCCCGAGCCGATCGAGGCCGCGCGCTGGGCGCCGATCGAGACGAGCGCGGGTGGGATCCCCGAGCTCGCGCCCGAGTGGATCGCGACGCACCCCGGCGCGGGGCGCCTCGTCGACGTGCGCGAGCCGAGCGAGTTCGTGGGCGAGCTCGGGCACGTGCCGGGCAGCGAGCTGGTGCCGCTCGCGACGGTCGAGCGCGCCGCGCTGGACTGGGATCGCAGCGCGCCGATCGTCGCGATCTGTCGATCGGGCGGGCGCTCGGGAAAGGCCGCGCTGCAGCTGCGCGCCATGGGCTTCGAGCGCGTCGCGTCGATGCGCGGCGGCATGACCGCCTGGAACGCGCAGCGACTGCCGATCGATCGCGGCGGCAGCGCGCGCGAGGACGCGACGCAGGCGAGCTGAGATCTTCGACTCGAGGCTGTCGATGAATCGAGTCGGCCGCCGCGCGAGAGCAAGCGGGGTTGGGGACCCGCGCGCAGCGTTCAGGGATGGGGGGACCCGATCCGGCTTCGCCGGGCGGGGGGAAGGGGTCATCCATGACCCCTTCCGAAAACTCAGTCGAGCCGCTTCCGGAAGCGCAGGATCGCGAGCGTCATCATCGCGCCGGTGAACGCGAGCAGGGCGAGCACGTCGGGCCACATCTCGGAGAGACGCGCGCCGCGCAGCATGACGCCCCGGATCAGGCGCACGAAGTGCGTCATCGGGATCACCTCGGCGAGCCACTGCGCGGCCGGCGGCAATCCGGCGAACGGGAACATGAAGCCCGAGAGCAGGATCGACGGCAGGAACACGAAGAACGTCATCTGCATCGCCTGGAACTGCGAGCGCGCGCGCGTGGAGATCAGGAGGCCGAGGCTCAGGTTCGCGAAGATCAGCAGCCCGGCGGCCAGGTACGCGTCGGCGAGAAGGCCGCGGATCGGCACCGCGAAGAGCCACGTGCCGAGCGCGATCACCAACGTCGTCTGCACGAGACCGATGCCGACGTAGGGAAGCACCTTGCCGAGCATCAGCTCGCTCCGCGTGATCGGGGTCGCGATCAGGAGCTCCATGTTGCCGCGCTCGCGCTCGCGCACGACCGCGACGGCCGTGAAGAGCACCATCGTCATCGTCAGGATCACGCCGATCAGCCCGGGCACGATGTTCAGCTGACTGCGCCGCTCGGGGTTGTAGAAGCTCACGACGCTGATCGGTCGCGTGGTCGGGGGCACGCCGGAGATCGCTTCTCCAGGCGCCCTCGAGAGCGTCCCGCGCGCCGCGGCCTCGGGCAGCGGGACCTGCGCGAGCTGCGCCGCCGCGCTCTGGACCGTGGTGTCGCTCGCGTCGACGAGCACCTGTGCAACCTCGCGGCCCTCGGCGCGCCGCCGCTCGAAGTCGGGCGGCACGACGATCCCCACGCTGATCCGGCCGCGCCGCAGGAGGTCCATCAGCTCCTCGGGCGCGTGGACGTGCGCGACCGGCTCGACGACACCGGTCGCCAGAACGTCCATCACGAGCGCGCGCGAGCCGGCGGTGCTCGCCTGATCGACGATCGCCGCCGGCAGCCCGCGCAACGTCAGGTTGATCGCGTAGCCGAACACGACGAGCTGGATCACCGGGATACCGACGATCATCGCGAGCGTCACGCGGTCGCGCCGGAGCTGCAGCAGCTCCTTGAAGACCACGGCGAACAGACGACGCCACTTCATGCGCGGCGCCCGTGCGTCACGGCGACGAAGACGTCCTCGAGCGTCGGCTCCCCGAGCGCGACGCGAGCGTCGACGCCTGCACGCGCGAGCGCCTCGGCGACGCGCGGCTCGGCCTCGACGCCCTCCGCGGCGAGCACGCGAAGGTTGGTCCCGATCTGCGCCGCGCTGATCACACCGGGCGCGCCGGCCAATGCGCGCTGGGCACGACGCGGCTCGGCCGCGCGCACCTCGAGGGTGCGACCCCGGAGCGCGCCGGTGAGCTCGGCGGGTGATCCGTCCGCCACCAGCTTGCCGCGATCCAGGATCGCGAGGCGATGGCAGCGCTCGGCCTCGTCCATGTAGTGCGTCGAGACGAGGATCGTCGAGCCGCCGTCGGCGAGATCGAACAGCTTCTCCCAGAAGTCGCGCCGCGACTCGGGGTCGACCGCGCTCGTGGGCTCGTCGAGGAAGAGCAGCTCCGGCTCGTGCACGACGGCACCCGCCAGCGCGAGACGTTGCTTCTCGCCGCCGCTCAGCGTGTCCGCGAGCTGATCTTCGCGGCCCTCGAAGCGGAACTGCGCGATGAGCGATGCCACCCGCTGCTTCGCACGAGCTCTCGGGATGTCGTGCACCGCCGCGAGGAAGTCGAGGTTCTCGCGCACCGTGAGATCGGCGAAGAGCGAGAAGCGCTGCGTCATGTATCCGATGCGCCGGCGGAGCGGCTCCGACTGCTCGGGGATGCGCAGCCCGATGACCTCGATCTCGCCGGCCGAGGGCAGCAGCAGCCCGCAGAGCATGCGGATCGTCGTGGACTTGCCCGAGCCGTTCGGCCCGAGGAAGCCGTACACGGCGGCGCGCGGCACCGTGAGATCGACACGATCGACCGCCGTCGCATCGCCGAAGCGCTTGGTCAGGCCGCGCGCGCGGATCGCGATCGCCTCGGCCATCAGTGGCCTCCATCGACCTCGTGCGCGAGCTCGACCCGGACCGGCATGCCGGCAGGAAGGCCGCGCGCGTCCTCGCCGGTCAGCTCGACCTCCGCGAGGTAGCTGAGCCGGGCGGCGTCGTCCCCCGTGAGCGCGTAGTACGGAGTGAAGCTCGGCTCGCTCCGGATCATCCGCACTCGCCCTGCGAGGGGGCGATCACGGCCGTCGACGAACACGCGCGCCGACTGCCCCACGTGCACGCGAGCACGAATCGGCTCGGGTACGTACACGCGCGCGTAGGGCGCGTCTCCGACGAGCAGGATCGCGAGCGGTGCGCCGACCGGGGCCTGGTCACCGAGTCGATAGGGCAAGCTGTCGACCTCGGCGGCGCGCGGCGCGACGACGCTCAGCTTGTCGAGCAGGACGACCTGCTCCGCCATCCGCGCGCTCGCGGCAATCACCGCGGCCTCGGCCTGGGCGATCTGCTCGGGACGGGTTCCTCGCTCGAGCTCGAGCAGCGCCGCGCTCGCCGCGCGCACGCGCCCCGCGGAAGACCCCGCCGCACCGCGCGCACGATCGAGCTCCACCCGCGCGACGACGCCGCGCTGCTCGAGCGACTCCACCCGCTCGAGATACGAGCGCGCGTCGCGCGCCTCGGCTTCGGCTGCGGCGAGCTCTGCGCGCGCCCGCGCCACGTCCTCGCGCCGCGGTCCGGCCTCGAGCTCGGCCAGGACTTCGCGCCGCTGATGGGCTTCGCCGGCCGCCGCCTGCACCGCGCTGCCGGTTCGCGCCGCATCGAGCTGCACGAGCAACTGCCCGGGCGCGACCCGCTCGCCCTCGCGCACCTCGATCGCGACGATGCGCTCGGCCGCCGGGGAGGGCAGCGTGATGCGATCGTACTCGAGCGTGCCGAGCGCCTGCGGCGCCGCGTCACTGCACCCCACGGCGAGCCCGATCCCGACCACGACCGCGGCGAAACGCCCCTGCCAGTGATCGATCTCGAACGCGGCCGACATGCTCGCAACGACTCCGCGAGGGGCTCCAGGAACGCAGGTAGGCACGCGAGGGGCGCGTCGCTAAGACCCAGCCGAGGTCGCGTCCCCGCAGGCGAGCGAACGCCAGCGTTGAAAGCCTCGGCGCCGGGTCGAGACGGTCTCCGAGCAACGGAGCGCGACATGGCACACGTCATCACCGAGCTCGACACGACCGCCAGCCCCGAGCGCGTGATCGGCGCGCTCACGGACTTCTCCCCGCGGCGCCTCGAGCTCTGGCCCAACATCGATCGCAGGTACTACAAGGTCGAGTCCACCGAGCCGACGTCGGCGGAGGTGACCGAGGGCACGGGCCCGTTCGGCGGAATCTGGGAGCGGGCCCGATATGACTGGTCGCGTCCCGGCACCGTGCGAATCGACGTGAAGGACTCGAACGCCTTCGAGCCGGGCAGCTATTGGAAGTACGACGTGACGCCGACGGCGAACGGCGGCAGTCACGTGCGCATGGAGTTCGACCGGCGCCCGCGCAATTTCAGAGGCCGCGTCGCGAGCGCGCTGCTCGATCGGATCGGCGGGAAGTTCTTCGAGAAGCAGCTCGGCGAGACGCTTCGCCGCATCGAGCGCGCGAGCTGAATCCCTGCCGGAGTGCTCGTCCCGCGGGTCCCGGACGGGAGCGCGCGAAGCGCGCGGACGGGAGGGACCGGCGGGCGAGCCGATGTTGGACACTCCCTCAGTTCGCAGCGAGACGATCGCGCAGCGCCTGCAGTCGTCCGTGTGCGCGCGCGTCGACGATCGACACCGCGATCGCACGATCGACCGCGGGGATCGCCTCGCTGCCGTAGATCGTCGCGATCGCCTCGGCGGCGCGCGAGCCCGCCGTGGGATGCGCGGCCATCACCACGAGATCGGTGA is a window encoding:
- a CDS encoding ATP-binding cassette domain-containing protein, translated to MRARGLTKRFGDATAVDRVDLTVPRAAVYGFLGPNGSGKSTTIRMLCGLLLPSAGEIEVIGLRIPEQSEPLRRRIGYMTQRFSLFADLTVRENLDFLAAVHDIPRARAKQRVASLIAQFRFEGREDQLADTLSGGEKQRLALAGAVVHEPELLFLDEPTSAVDPESRRDFWEKLFDLADGGSTILVSTHYMDEAERCHRLAILDRGKLVADGSPAELTGALRGRTLEVRAAEPRRAQRALAGAPGVISAAQIGTNLRVLAAEGVEAEPRVAEALARAGVDARVALGEPTLEDVFVAVTHGRRA
- a CDS encoding DUF1641 domain-containing protein, encoding MEHPGDPRTSPATRQPAGDTRAILDALSRIEQRLDRVEAIASAARADAASALAGATDTFDHAMRAAAARGIDVDERARIALRLLERITQPDTMRALERVLELAEQSPAAIAMAADTLDSLAARVQQAGIDLDARADNVLRAAERLSSDRAVALIEASLERADAIRSVIESGALDPAAVAVVSKAGRALAEAASEPGASLGALGLLRAMSDAEIRAANGFLVRFARHLGRALADDAPALPTHANGARR
- a CDS encoding HlyD family secretion protein, which produces MSAAFEIDHWQGRFAAVVVGIGLAVGCSDAAPQALGTLEYDRITLPSPAAERIVAIEVREGERVAPGQLLVQLDAARTGSAVQAAAGEAHQRREVLAELEAGPRREDVARARAELAAAEAEARDARSYLERVESLEQRGVVARVELDRARGAAGSSAGRVRAASAALLELERGTRPEQIAQAEAAVIAASARMAEQVVLLDKLSVVAPRAAEVDSLPYRLGDQAPVGAPLAILLVGDAPYARVYVPEPIRARVHVGQSARVFVDGRDRPLAGRVRMIRSEPSFTPYYALTGDDAARLSYLAEVELTGEDARGLPAGMPVRVELAHEVDGGH
- a CDS encoding FAD/NAD(P)-binding oxidoreductase, coding for MNEPSTHDIVIIGGGTAGLSVAARLCARPDAPAVTIVEPSEHHYYQPLWTLVGGGIFAKESTQRREADYIPRGATWIRDAATEIDPERRIVRTRDGRTLSYQQLVVAPGMQLDWHAIEGLEGHLGKDGICSNYSYATVDSTWKALSTLEGGNAVFTFPSTPIKCAGAPQKIMYLADDHLRRRGVRSRTRVIYASATAGIFGVKKYAAALAKVVERKEIETLFRHDLVAVRPSSKEAVFRHLDDGSERIVSYSLLHVVPPQSAPDFVKKGPLASSAGWVDVHKHTLQHVKWPDVWALGDASSLPTSRTGAAIRKQAPVLVENLMAYRRGEPLPASYDGYASCPLVTGYGKLILAEFDYDGVPQESFPFDQSQERYSLWALKAYALPEMYWNGMLRGRA
- a CDS encoding MBL fold metallo-hydrolase — translated: MLFRQLFDLESSTYTYLLADEETREAVIIDPVLEQVERDVGLVHDLGLALRYAIDTHVHADHVTALGTLRDRLGCQTVLSERAGVGCADVLVKDGDRIRFGAHELEVRETPGHTSGCLSYVTGDRRMAFTGDALLIRGSGRTDFQQGDAPTLYRSVHEKLFTLPDSTLVFPGHDYKGRTVTSVGEEKRLNPRLGGGRSEAEFVEIMAKLQLAYPKKIDVALPANLACGVPRGVPATPEPIEAARWAPIETSAGGIPELAPEWIATHPGAGRLVDVREPSEFVGELGHVPGSELVPLATVERAALDWDRSAPIVAICRSGGRSGKAALQLRAMGFERVASMRGGMTAWNAQRLPIDRGGSAREDATQAS
- a CDS encoding ABC transporter permease, with the protein product MKWRRLFAVVFKELLQLRRDRVTLAMIVGIPVIQLVVFGYAINLTLRGLPAAIVDQASTAGSRALVMDVLATGVVEPVAHVHAPEELMDLLRRGRISVGIVVPPDFERRRAEGREVAQVLVDASDTTVQSAAAQLAQVPLPEAAARGTLSRAPGEAISGVPPTTRPISVVSFYNPERRSQLNIVPGLIGVILTMTMVLFTAVAVVRERERGNMELLIATPITRSELMLGKVLPYVGIGLVQTTLVIALGTWLFAVPIRGLLADAYLAAGLLIFANLSLGLLISTRARSQFQAMQMTFFVFLPSILLSGFMFPFAGLPPAAQWLAEVIPMTHFVRLIRGVMLRGARLSEMWPDVLALLAFTGAMMTLAILRFRKRLD
- a CDS encoding SRPBCC family protein yields the protein MAHVITELDTTASPERVIGALTDFSPRRLELWPNIDRRYYKVESTEPTSAEVTEGTGPFGGIWERARYDWSRPGTVRIDVKDSNAFEPGSYWKYDVTPTANGGSHVRMEFDRRPRNFRGRVASALLDRIGGKFFEKQLGETLRRIERAS